The DNA sequence ATGCTCCGCTCAGTATTCAAGCCGCTCTGCTTCGTGTTCTTCAAGAGCGTCAAGTGATGAGAGTTGGCGGTCATCGGGTCATCCCGGTCAATGTACGGGTAATTGCTGCTACCAATCGAAACCTCTTTGCTATGATTCAAAATGGCACCTTTCGAGAGGATCTGTACTATCGCCTGAATGTCCTGCCGCTGCAGATTCCGCCCTTGCGAGACAGAGGCCAGGATATCATGGTGTTGATCAACTATTTCCTGCAAAAGAAGAACAAGGTCCTGACGTTTGCTCCGGAAGTTGCGGATCTTCTCCTGCAATATAGCTGGCCCGGCAATATTCGTGAACTGGAGAACTTCATTCATTATGCAGTCGTTATTGCTGGGGGCAATCGAGTGGAGCTGTGCCACTTACCGGAACAGATACTCCGAGCTTCTACTTCCCCACTCCACTCAACGGAGCAAGAAGATATAGAGGATGCGATCGATTTCTTGTCGCGCCATGGCTCTGTGCACGAATACGAATCGATTTTGCAAATCCTCGCTTCCTGTACCAAACGTCAGGAACGGATCGGACGCCAGTCGTTAAATGCCATGCTCCCTGTTCCCATGACGGACGCCCAAATACGCCAAAAGCTACACTATCTCAGTCGCACGGGATGTGTAGAGGTAGGGATTAAAAAGCAAGGAACTCGACTCACCGCATTTGGATTCATGGTGGTGGAGAAGCTGAAGGCTAGAGGGTAAGGCAGCCGGTGCCTCAGACCACCCACATATTAGAAAACTTGGCTACGCCAAGCTTTTTGGCGGAGCCTTAGCTGCACTTATACTGGATAGGAAAATATAAATTCCTATCTGTACGAAAAGCGGACAGGCATTTGCCCATCCGCTTTTTTCTTTTTCTATGCTCGTTGCACCGGAGAACCGATGTCGATCAACGATTCAATCATGACCTTTTGGCTGTTTTTATCCACCCACGCATGGGTATCCACCAGCTTTTTGCGGTACCATTCGATCTGTGACTCGACTTGATTGCGGGCAGTGCCACCCAATACGTTACGGGCATTGACTACTGTCTCGACGGCGAGTGCTTCGTATACATCCTCACCGATCACGTCGGAAAAGCTCTGGAATTCATCCAACGTCAGATCGAGCAAGTATTTTTGTTGCTCGATGCAGTACAGGACAGTTCTGCCAACGACTTCGTGAGCTTGACGGAAAGGCATATCCTTGCGAACGAGGTAATCAGCCAGGTCAGTCGCATTGGAGAAGTCATTGGTCACAGCCTGACGCATGCGCTCGGTTTTGACTTGCATGGTCTGGATCATCGGTGTCAGAAGAGCAAGAGCACCATGAATGGTCGATACGGTATCAAACATACCTTCCTTGTCTTCCTGCATGTCTTTGTTGTACGCCATCGGTAAACCTTTGAGTACCGTCAACAGACCAAAGAGATTGCCGTAGACGCGACCTGTTTTTCCGCGTACCAGCTCGGCGACATCCGGGTTTTTCTTTTGCGGCATGATGCTCGATCCTGTGCAGAACGCATCGTCCAGCTCCACAAAAGAAAACTCCTGGCTGCTCCAGATGACGAGCTCTTCGCACAAACGAGAGAGGTGAGTCATCAGGAGGGACGCATCCGCCAAAAACTCGACGATGAAGTCGCGGTCGCTTACAGCGTCCATGCTGTTTTGATAGACGCCGTCAAATTGCAGCAATTCCGCTACAAATACACGATCGATCGGGAACGTAGTCCCTGCCAGTGCACCAGCGCCAAGCGGCAGTACATTCACCCGGTTCCAGGTCTCTGTCATGCGCTCGATATCCCGTTGCAGCATGGATACATACGCCATCAGGTGGTAGCCGAAAAGGACCGGCTGTGCACGTTGAAGATGGGTGTACCCTGGCATGACGGTATCCAGATGCTGATTTGCCTGCTCGATCATCGCTTCCTGCAGATACATCGCCAGCTGTATGATTTCCATCAGCTTTTCTCTGAGGAACAGGTGCATATCCGTTGCGACCTGGTCGTTACGGCTGCGGCCCGTGTGGAGCTTGCCCCCCACCGGACCGATTTCTTCGATCAGCATCTTTTCGATATTCATATGAACATCTTCGTGAGCCACGAGGAATTCTACCTGCCCACGTTCGATCTTCTCTTTTACCTTTTTCAAGCCAGCAATGATCTGTCTTACTTCCTCCATCGGCAGGATACCGCACTTACCCAGCATGGCTACATGAGCTAGGCTACCGACGATGTCCTGGCGCCACATCTTCTGGTCGAAAGAGATAGAAGCAGTATACTCTTCTACGAGCTGATTCGTCGGCTTCGTGAAGCGTCCTCCCCAGAGTTTCATTGCTTGATCGCATCCTTTTCGTCCAAAATCTTGATGTCTGTGTTCATGTTCTCATGCAAGACACCTTCGTTGACTTGCGCGTATACCTTTGTTGGCAGACCCCACAGCTTGATAAAGCCGAGTGCTGCTTTGTGATCGAATTGGTCACCTGCATTGTAGGTTGCCAGTTCATGGCTGTATAGCGAGGAAGCGGATTTGCGGCCCACTACGATCGCATGACCTTTGTGCAGTTTCACACGAACGATACCCGTTACGTGTTTTTGTGTTTCTTCGATGAACGCTTGAACGGCATTTCGGATCGGCGAGAACCAGAGCCCTTCGTAGATCACTTGTGCCAATTTTTGTTCCACGATTGGTTTGAACGCGGCTACTTCACGAGGCTGCGTCAAGAATTCCAGCTCGCGGTGAGCCAGGATCAAGGTAGTCGCAGCAGGAGTCTCGTATACTTCACGGGATTTGATACCAACCAGGCGGTTTTCTACGTGGTCGATACGGCCTACTCCGTGGTTACCTGCGATTTTGTTCAATTTCAGGATCAGCTCAGCCAGAGAAAGCTCTTCGCCGTTCAGTGCTGTCGGCTTACCTTGTACGAAAGTGATTTCGATCTCTTCCGCTTGATCAGGCGCGTCTGTGATGGATTTCGTCAGATCGTATGCACCCTCTGGTGGAGCTGCCCATGGATCTTCCAGGACGCCGCACTCGCAGCTTCTGCCCCACAGGTTTTGGTCGATGCTGTATGGATTGTCCAGATTGATCGGAATTGGAATATCGTTCTTTTTCGCATACTCGATCTCTTCGTCACGAGTCCAACCCCACTCACGTACAGGAGCCACAATTTTGATGTCCGGGTTCAAAGCTGTGAAGGACACGTCGAAGCGAACTTGGTCGTTTCCTTTTCCTGTGCAACCGTGAGCAACAGCAACTGCGCCTTCTTTTTCCGCGATCTCTACCAGTACGCGAGAGATCAGGTAACGAGACAGTGCTGATACCAGAGGATATTTACCTTCATACATCGCGTTTGCTTTCAATGCAGGCAGTACGAATTCTTCGGCAAATGCTTCTTTCGCATCTACCACGATCGATTTCAATGCACCCACTTGCAGCGCTTTTTTCTGAACGAAGTCCAGGTCTTTCCCTTCTCCTACATCCAATGCTACTGCAATTACGTCGTAGTTGTATGTTTCTTGGAGCCATTTAATTGCTACGGATGTATCTAAGCCGCCCGAGTAGGCCAACACAATTTTATCTTTTGCCATCGTTCTCTCTCCCTGTTCCGAAGATTTATTTATGTGAGTAATTATACAAACGAACTAATAAAAATACAACTACTTTTCTTCTTTCCCCTCTACTTTTTCCCCGTGCAAATTAAGGAAAGGAGATAAACAGAAAAGCCGGATTAGAAAGATAACTCATCCGGCCGCTCCATCCTCGCTTATTCAATGCTTTGCATACGATACTTGCGGCACGAACTCTGCGCCTTTGTGCTTACGAATCCAATCCAGCTCGGCTAACGCCAAACGCTCAAAATTCTCAGCGATATGGATGTCGCCTTCCTCTCTCCAGGAAGCGATGATCGGATACATCCGGCTGAAGAAGCCATTGATATACCACATATCAAACAACAGATCCGGATGAATAAGACCGTTTTTATGCAAGACACCTACCATTTCAAAAAATCCGTACAGCGTCGTAAATTGAGTGAATCCTTCGCTACCACGAGGAAATCTCTCCCAAAAATTGCCTGGTGCCATCGCTTCCTTTTGTCCCAATACGGCCGTGAACCAAGCTTTTGCTTCCCTCAGTCTCTCCGATTCATATTGATCATATAGTTTGAGGATCATGTCAGCATCTTGATAGGTTGGAATCATGGATCGTTCACCCCTCAGAAAAATACCATTCCCTTCCAGTATGTCTCGTTGAATCTCGAGATGCAAGCAAACATCATCAGATAGGACGCAAAACAAAAAACAGGTACAGGGGCACCGTTAGTGGATCGCCTCCTGTAACTGTTTTTGGCTTTGAGTCTCTTGCTGAATTATACTTTCCAATTCTTCTCGAGGCATTCGCTGGATGATTTCGATGAAGTGACCTGCCAATTCCTCATCAAACTGCGTACCCGATCCACGTCTGATTTCATTGAGAGCTTCCTCGACAGGCAGCCCTTTTCGATAAGGACGATCCGCTACCATCGCATCAAATGCGTCGGAAATCGCCAGTATCTTGGCCATCAACGGAATCTCATCGCCTACCAGTCCATCCGGATACCCTTTCCCATCAATCCGCTCGTGGTGGGAGCGAATCGCTGGTAACAATTCATTAAACATGCCAGCCTGCAAAATAATCTCGTATCCAATCACCGTGTGTTGCTTGATTTTGTCGTATTCTTCCGGTGTTAATCTTCCCTTTTTATTCAAAATCTCATCTTCTATACCGATTTTGCCGATGTCGTGCAGGATGCCGCCTACGTATATTTCTTCAACTTTCTCTGATGACAAGCCAATATCTTTTGCAATTTCTCTACCCCAATGCGCCACCCTCTGGGAATGGCCGCTCGTGTAACGATCACGCGCGTCAATGGAAGCGGCCATAGTGGTCAGGAATCGGTGGTT is a window from the Brevibacillus choshinensis genome containing:
- a CDS encoding DUF4760 domain-containing protein; this encodes MIPTYQDADMILKLYDQYESERLREAKAWFTAVLGQKEAMAPGNFWERFPRGSEGFTQFTTLYGFFEMVGVLHKNGLIHPDLLFDMWYINGFFSRMYPIIASWREEGDIHIAENFERLALAELDWIRKHKGAEFVPQVSYAKH
- a CDS encoding argininosuccinate synthase, with the protein product MAKDKIVLAYSGGLDTSVAIKWLQETYNYDVIAVALDVGEGKDLDFVQKKALQVGALKSIVVDAKEAFAEEFVLPALKANAMYEGKYPLVSALSRYLISRVLVEIAEKEGAVAVAHGCTGKGNDQVRFDVSFTALNPDIKIVAPVREWGWTRDEEIEYAKKNDIPIPINLDNPYSIDQNLWGRSCECGVLEDPWAAPPEGAYDLTKSITDAPDQAEEIEITFVQGKPTALNGEELSLAELILKLNKIAGNHGVGRIDHVENRLVGIKSREVYETPAATTLILAHRELEFLTQPREVAAFKPIVEQKLAQVIYEGLWFSPIRNAVQAFIEETQKHVTGIVRVKLHKGHAIVVGRKSASSLYSHELATYNAGDQFDHKAALGFIKLWGLPTKVYAQVNEGVLHENMNTDIKILDEKDAIKQ
- the argH gene encoding argininosuccinate lyase, with the translated sequence MKLWGGRFTKPTNQLVEEYTASISFDQKMWRQDIVGSLAHVAMLGKCGILPMEEVRQIIAGLKKVKEKIERGQVEFLVAHEDVHMNIEKMLIEEIGPVGGKLHTGRSRNDQVATDMHLFLREKLMEIIQLAMYLQEAMIEQANQHLDTVMPGYTHLQRAQPVLFGYHLMAYVSMLQRDIERMTETWNRVNVLPLGAGALAGTTFPIDRVFVAELLQFDGVYQNSMDAVSDRDFIVEFLADASLLMTHLSRLCEELVIWSSQEFSFVELDDAFCTGSSIMPQKKNPDVAELVRGKTGRVYGNLFGLLTVLKGLPMAYNKDMQEDKEGMFDTVSTIHGALALLTPMIQTMQVKTERMRQAVTNDFSNATDLADYLVRKDMPFRQAHEVVGRTVLYCIEQQKYLLDLTLDEFQSFSDVIGEDVYEALAVETVVNARNVLGGTARNQVESQIEWYRKKLVDTHAWVDKNSQKVMIESLIDIGSPVQRA